One window from the genome of Dermochelys coriacea isolate rDerCor1 chromosome 19, rDerCor1.pri.v4, whole genome shotgun sequence encodes:
- the PTAFR gene encoding platelet-activating factor receptor, translating to MSTKWGDSTLSPLSVSTLPTNTSCRVDSEFRYPLFTILYSFIFILGFIANCYVLWIFCQVYAWRKLNEIKIFMVNLIVADLLFLITLPLWIVYYHHRGDWIMPTFLCNVAGYLFFVNTYCSIAFLTVITYNRFQAVTKPITAAQFPTRRRGIFLSAAIWVVIVSSALYYLIGDGTNKEKINHGTVMRCFERYDTSDNTVHILATHVVIFVIFVLIFLFILVCNLFIIRTLLTKPVQLQKSTHVKQRALKMVCTVLAVFIICFVPHHFIDLPWTLTVLEWWQKENCVLRRQINDAHQVTLCLLSTNCMLDPVIYCFLTKKFRKHLSENFKSMKGSRKCSRQTTETVIEGTVPINDLPTNPMRNEYSPVSY from the coding sequence ATGTCCACGAAGTGGGGAGATAGCACTCTTTCACCTCTGAGTGTCTCCACCCTGCCCACTAACACCTCATGCCGGGTGGACTCTGAGTTCAGATACCCCCTTTTCACCATCTTGTACAGCTTCATCTTCATTCTGGGCTTCATTGCCAATTGCTATGTGCTGTGGATTTTCTGCCAGGTTTATGCTTGGAGGAAACTAAACGAAATCAAGATATTCATGGTGAACCTGATAGTGGCTGACCTGCTGTTCCTGATCACACTGCCCCTGTGGATTGTTTACTATCACCACCGAGGAGACTGGATTATGCCTACATTCTTGTGTAACGTCGCCGGCTACTTGTTCTTTGTTAACACCTACTGCTCCATAGCCTTCTTGACAGTCATTACATACAACCGATTTCAGGCAGTGACCAAGCCCATCACAGCTGCTCAGTTCCCCACCCGGAGAAGGGGTATCTTCCTCTCTGCAGCTATTTGGGTGGTGATAGTGAGCAGTGCTTTGTACTACCTCATTGGCGATGGCACTAACAAGGAGAAGATTAACCATGGCACCGTCATGCGGTGTTTTGAGCGCTATGACACCTCTGACAATACTGTGCACATCCTCGCCACCCATGTTGTCATATTCGTTATTTTTGTCTTAATTTTCCTGTTTATACTGGTGTGTAACTTGTTCATTATCAGGACACTGCTGACCAAGCCAGTGCAACTGCAGAAGAGCACCCATGTCAAGCAGAGGGCACTCAAGATGGTGTGTACTGTCCTGGCTGTATTCATCATATGCTTTGTACCTCACCATTTCATTGACCTCCCCTGGACCCTGACGGTCCTAGAGTGGTGGCAGAAAGAAAACTGTGTGTTGCGCCGGCAGATCAATGATGCCCATCAGGTTACTCTATGCCTCTTGAGCACCAACTGCATGCTGGACCCTGTCATCTACTGCTTCCTAACCAAGAAGTTCAGGAAGCACCTTTCAGAGAATTTTAAAAGCATGAAAGGGAGTCGCAAGTGTTCTAGGCAAACCACTGAAACAGTGATTGAGGGCACAGTGCCCATCAATGACCTCCCCACCAACCCCATGAGAAATGAATACAGCCCTGTCTCCTACTGA